Proteins from a single region of Rhizobiales bacterium GAS188:
- a CDS encoding Homeodomain-like domain-containing protein: protein MRTGITVHLNPTDRQRLLAIVDNRNSPQKHVWRARIILGTAEGLGTAMIMRTAKVSKTAVWRWQERFMDEGVDGLLRDKTRPARIPKLTDEVAVRIVALTLGEPPGETTHWTGRVMAKVAGVSLTSVQRIWRTHGLAPHRIRTFKLSNDPKFAAKVRDIAGLYVDPPAHAVVLSIDEKSQIQALDRTQPGLPLKKGRAGTMTHDYKRHGTTTLFAAFDVLDGKVTGRCMQRHRHQEFIRFLNTVERQVPAGKTVHAILDNYATHKHPKVIEWLARHRRWTFHFTPTSASWLNAVEGFFAILSKRRLKRGVFKGVVDLQAAINRFIVDHNNDPKPFSWTADPDKIIAAANRGHQVLDSIH from the coding sequence ATGCGCACAGGTATCACCGTCCATCTGAACCCGACTGATCGTCAGCGCCTGCTGGCGATCGTAGACAACCGCAACAGCCCCCAGAAGCATGTCTGGCGCGCCAGGATCATCTTGGGCACGGCCGAGGGGCTGGGCACAGCGATGATCATGCGCACTGCCAAGGTCAGCAAGACCGCCGTCTGGCGTTGGCAAGAACGGTTCATGGACGAGGGTGTCGATGGCCTGCTGCGCGACAAGACCCGCCCCGCGCGGATCCCCAAATTGACCGACGAAGTGGCCGTGCGGATCGTGGCCCTGACCCTTGGCGAACCGCCGGGCGAGACGACCCACTGGACCGGTCGCGTGATGGCCAAGGTGGCGGGCGTCAGCCTGACTTCGGTTCAGCGCATCTGGCGGACCCATGGCCTGGCGCCGCACCGTATCCGCACCTTCAAGCTTTCCAATGATCCGAAGTTCGCCGCCAAGGTCCGCGACATCGCCGGTCTCTATGTCGATCCGCCCGCCCATGCGGTCGTCCTCAGCATCGACGAGAAGTCCCAGATCCAGGCCCTGGATCGCACCCAGCCGGGTCTGCCTCTGAAGAAGGGCCGGGCCGGAACCATGACCCATGACTATAAGCGCCATGGCACGACCACCCTGTTCGCCGCTTTCGATGTGCTGGACGGCAAGGTCACCGGACGCTGCATGCAACGTCACCGGCATCAGGAATTCATCCGCTTCCTCAACACCGTCGAGCGCCAGGTCCCGGCCGGCAAGACCGTCCACGCCATCCTCGACAACTACGCCACCCACAAACACCCCAAGGTGATCGAATGGCTGGCACGTCATCGGCGATGGACCTTCCATTTCACACCGACCTCCGCCAGCTGGCTCAACGCCGTCGAAGGCTTCTTCGCCATCCTCAGCAAGCGGCGCCTGAAGCGCGGCGTCTTCAAGGGCGTCGTTGATCTGCAAGCCGCCATCAATCGCTTCATCGTCGATCACAACAATGACCCCAAGCCCTTCAGCTGGACCGCCGACCCCGACAAAATCATCGCCGCAGCGAACCGTGGGCACCAAGTGTTGGATTCAATCCACTAG
- a CDS encoding 4-hydroxy-tetrahydrodipicolinate synthase yields the protein MKDITEAQASLRGIFNIAVTPFNADGSFHYAGLARNIERVLGLGFDGILIGGTYGEFPAMSTEERAELFRKVMGVVGDRAPVMLCSAGSDAREVRDLTKLAGDLGGLPMVTPPFVSEVTDDQIVAFFRDMAPLSRTGILIYNAPGIGITLAPATLERLAGIEGVVGLKQGDLSPTAIDQIANSLAGRIRLFCASDLAFLGPMMAGFDGISSTNSCALPELILSAYRAIERGDAATARDLHRLWYPLRALARSYGQPQTTKAAMNLRGFDGGSVRLPLRDLGEMEKARIAQVLDTLSLNRYSGVEIAA from the coding sequence ATGAAAGACATCACCGAGGCGCAAGCAAGCCTACGCGGCATCTTCAATATTGCAGTCACGCCATTCAATGCCGACGGCTCTTTCCACTATGCCGGGCTTGCCCGCAACATCGAACGCGTGCTGGGACTTGGCTTCGACGGCATCCTGATCGGGGGGACCTATGGCGAATTCCCGGCCATGTCGACGGAAGAGCGAGCGGAACTGTTCAGGAAGGTGATGGGCGTCGTCGGCGACCGGGCCCCGGTGATGCTCTGCAGCGCCGGCTCGGACGCGCGCGAGGTGCGCGATCTTACTAAGCTCGCCGGCGATCTAGGCGGGCTACCCATGGTGACGCCGCCCTTCGTGTCGGAGGTCACCGACGACCAGATCGTTGCCTTCTTTCGCGATATGGCCCCCCTCTCGCGAACCGGCATCTTGATCTACAACGCGCCCGGGATCGGCATTACGCTCGCGCCCGCGACGCTTGAGCGGCTCGCCGGTATTGAAGGCGTCGTTGGTCTCAAGCAGGGCGACTTGTCACCGACGGCGATCGACCAGATCGCGAACAGTCTCGCGGGCCGTATTCGCTTGTTTTGCGCATCCGACCTCGCCTTTCTCGGCCCGATGATGGCTGGCTTCGACGGGATCAGCTCCACCAATAGCTGCGCCCTGCCTGAACTGATCCTGTCCGCCTATCGCGCAATCGAGCGAGGCGACGCCGCGACCGCCCGCGACCTGCATCGCCTTTGGTATCCGTTGCGGGCGCTCGCGCGCAGCTATGGCCAGCCGCAGACGACGAAGGCCGCGATGAACCTGCGAGGCTTCGATGGCGGTTCTGTCCGGCTGCCCCTGCGCGATCTCGGCGAGATGGAGAAGGCCCGCATTGCGCAGGTCCTCGACACGCTATCTCTGAACAGGTACTCCGGAGTGGAAATCGCGGCCTGA
- a CDS encoding Xaa-Pro dipeptidase, with protein MQGQSQGRIAVRQGSESVFPKAEYDGRIAQARVLLGKAGIDVMVVTGPENIFYLTGQQTPGYYTFQALVLPVDGDPVFVIRQLEYFNFIANTYVPDVEVYQDGDEPVNFLVDVIQKRGLSCKRVAIDKRGWFLPIVVYEALQGKLGTIHDGARLIEELRAVKSPAEIEKITKAATYVDAGLEAGLAAVKVGASENDLVAAMMQAAIAAGSEYMGMEPLVSVGARTGVPHGTWRRRRIEADEPAFLEMAACHDRYHAALMRSAWIGAMPAQAADMEQACQDALQAALDAVRPGAACEAPHLACQKVIDRAGYSENFKKRTGYSIGISFAPDWGEGSIVSLYTGVTAELRPGMTFHIPPALRIYGQFTVGVSETVVVTETGCRVLGSTARPLLRIAG; from the coding sequence ATGCAAGGCCAGAGCCAAGGCCGTATCGCCGTGCGCCAGGGGAGCGAATCCGTTTTTCCGAAGGCGGAATATGACGGGCGGATCGCCCAGGCCCGCGTACTTCTGGGCAAGGCCGGGATCGACGTGATGGTCGTGACGGGGCCGGAGAACATCTTCTACCTGACCGGGCAGCAGACCCCGGGCTACTACACCTTCCAGGCACTGGTGCTTCCCGTCGATGGCGATCCGGTCTTCGTCATCCGCCAGCTCGAATATTTCAACTTCATCGCCAACACATACGTCCCAGACGTCGAGGTCTATCAGGACGGCGACGAACCGGTGAATTTCCTCGTCGACGTGATCCAGAAGCGCGGCCTCTCGTGCAAGCGCGTGGCGATCGACAAGCGCGGCTGGTTCCTGCCAATCGTGGTTTACGAGGCTCTGCAAGGCAAGCTCGGCACAATCCATGACGGGGCTCGGCTGATCGAAGAGCTGCGTGCAGTGAAATCGCCCGCCGAGATCGAGAAGATCACGAAGGCCGCAACCTATGTCGATGCCGGCCTTGAAGCCGGCCTCGCCGCTGTCAAGGTCGGAGCAAGCGAGAACGACCTCGTCGCCGCCATGATGCAGGCGGCGATCGCAGCCGGCTCCGAATATATGGGCATGGAGCCTCTCGTCTCGGTCGGCGCGCGCACCGGCGTCCCGCACGGCACATGGCGCCGCCGCCGCATCGAAGCCGACGAGCCGGCCTTCCTCGAAATGGCCGCCTGCCATGATCGTTATCACGCCGCGCTCATGCGCTCGGCCTGGATCGGCGCGATGCCGGCGCAGGCAGCCGACATGGAGCAGGCGTGCCAGGACGCGCTCCAGGCGGCGCTCGACGCCGTCCGCCCGGGCGCCGCCTGCGAGGCGCCCCATCTCGCCTGCCAGAAGGTGATCGACCGGGCGGGCTACTCCGAAAACTTCAAGAAACGCACCGGGTATTCGATCGGCATCTCCTTCGCGCCCGATTGGGGCGAAGGCTCGATCGTGAGTCTCTATACCGGCGTCACCGCCGAGCTTCGGCCAGGCATGACCTTCCACATACCCCCGGCGCTGCGGATCTACGGGCAATTCACGGTCGGCGTCAGCGAAACCGTGGTGGTCACCGAGACAGGATGTCGCGTCCTCGGTTCGACCGCCCGGCCACTGTTGCGCATCGCGGGCTGA
- a CDS encoding Glutamine amidotransferase class-I, giving the protein MTITFVEHDTAEPALYGAMAAVLARARGAEFAHLPAMFDTRLKADAVQHVAAIGALVPSGLVWFERLTGREVGREAALDELLLRAQSCDLVVPWHRPLAADGQALAHLVDRTAAAGITVEHFVVTDEADGWRIRSREGSVPTEARGPWRRDRFGRLKATASDKGASRPELPLRIGLVGAESDHRWVFPAALAALGDASDAEGSSTDVLFIAPIGLSHQDVDDILAETDGLLLPGGSDMANVPGQILMAEGALRSRTPTIGLCLGMQTMTTAIIRKALGSSRANLAEADPSAPIKTFVPLFEEGSLPAHRLGEQRITVASGSRLHYILGREASIRCNHRFRLNPELRLILENAGLRISAHDGSGRIAEAIELTGHPFYLGMQGHPELSSRSGAPHPLIRAFLQACRSHAAVRSREL; this is encoded by the coding sequence ATGACGATCACCTTCGTCGAGCATGACACGGCGGAACCAGCCCTCTACGGTGCCATGGCGGCGGTGCTGGCGAGGGCTCGTGGCGCAGAGTTCGCACATCTTCCAGCCATGTTCGATACGAGGCTCAAGGCCGATGCCGTGCAGCATGTTGCGGCGATCGGTGCGCTCGTGCCAAGCGGTCTGGTGTGGTTCGAGCGGCTCACCGGTAGGGAGGTCGGCCGCGAAGCCGCGCTCGACGAATTGCTGCTACGGGCGCAAAGCTGCGATCTCGTCGTGCCTTGGCACAGGCCATTGGCAGCTGACGGGCAGGCGCTCGCCCACCTCGTCGATCGAACTGCCGCCGCGGGGATCACCGTCGAGCACTTCGTGGTAACAGACGAGGCTGACGGGTGGCGCATTCGCTCGCGGGAGGGCTCGGTCCCAACCGAGGCCCGGGGTCCTTGGCGGCGTGACCGCTTCGGAAGGCTCAAGGCGACAGCATCGGATAAGGGTGCCTCGCGACCGGAGCTGCCACTGCGCATCGGCCTCGTCGGAGCTGAGAGCGATCATCGCTGGGTATTTCCCGCCGCGCTTGCGGCCCTGGGTGATGCCAGCGACGCCGAAGGCTCCTCCACCGATGTCCTGTTCATCGCTCCAATCGGTCTGAGCCATCAGGATGTCGACGATATACTCGCCGAGACCGACGGCCTGCTCTTGCCCGGCGGATCGGACATGGCCAACGTGCCGGGCCAGATCCTGATGGCCGAGGGGGCCTTGCGCTCCCGAACGCCGACGATCGGCCTGTGCCTCGGCATGCAGACGATGACGACCGCGATTATACGGAAGGCGCTCGGATCAAGCCGCGCGAATCTCGCCGAGGCCGATCCGTCGGCGCCAATCAAGACGTTCGTCCCTTTGTTTGAGGAGGGTTCCCTGCCGGCGCATCGCCTGGGCGAGCAGAGGATCACAGTCGCTTCGGGCTCCCGGCTGCACTATATTCTCGGCCGCGAGGCGAGCATTCGCTGTAATCATCGCTTCCGCCTGAACCCCGAACTCCGCCTGATTTTGGAAAACGCCGGCCTTCGCATCTCGGCTCATGATGGCAGTGGGCGTATCGCCGAAGCGATCGAGCTCACCGGCCACCCGTTCTATCTCGGCATGCAGGGACATCCGGAACTCTCCTCTCGCTCAGGCGCACCGCATCCGCTCATCCGAGCCTTTCTTCAGGCGTGCCGGTCACATGCAGCCGTGCGATCGCGCGAGCTGTGA
- a CDS encoding DNA-binding transcriptional regulator, LysR family, which yields MELRTLRAFVEVVRQGGFSQAAKTVFATQSTVSKAVKHLEDEIGVPLLDRIGHRSMLTVAGEVVYRRALKMLAERDDLVAELDELRGLKRGTLRLGLPPVGSSILFAPLFAIYRNRYPGIDIRLVEHGSGRLEEILQSGEIDIAASLLPVSDEFEWQDVRTEPLMALLPADHVLARKTSINLANLKDLPFILFETGFALNRVILDACRRRGFEPAVTARSSQIDFIVELVAAGLGIAFLPRMIAEQRSHPSVRRTLLVESQTEWHIAMIWRRGAYLSHAAKAWLAISREIHSEG from the coding sequence ATGGAACTGAGAACGCTCCGCGCCTTCGTCGAGGTCGTCCGGCAAGGTGGCTTTTCCCAAGCCGCCAAGACCGTGTTCGCAACGCAGTCGACCGTGAGCAAGGCCGTCAAACATCTCGAAGATGAGATCGGCGTACCGCTGCTCGATCGCATCGGTCACCGCAGCATGCTGACCGTCGCCGGCGAAGTCGTCTATCGCCGCGCTCTCAAGATGTTGGCCGAGCGGGACGACCTTGTGGCAGAGCTTGATGAACTGAGGGGTCTCAAGCGAGGCACGTTGCGGCTGGGCTTGCCACCGGTCGGCAGCAGCATCTTGTTCGCGCCCTTGTTTGCGATCTATCGCAACCGCTATCCCGGCATCGATATCCGTCTCGTCGAACATGGCAGTGGTCGATTGGAGGAGATTCTGCAGTCCGGCGAGATCGACATCGCGGCCTCGCTGCTTCCAGTCTCGGACGAATTTGAATGGCAGGACGTTCGAACCGAGCCGTTGATGGCGCTCCTACCAGCCGATCATGTGCTTGCGCGCAAGACATCCATCAATCTCGCAAACTTGAAGGATCTGCCCTTCATCCTGTTTGAGACGGGCTTCGCCCTGAACCGGGTCATCCTTGACGCCTGCCGACGGCGAGGCTTCGAGCCTGCCGTCACGGCGCGAAGCAGCCAGATCGACTTCATCGTCGAGCTCGTGGCGGCCGGCTTGGGCATCGCCTTTCTTCCGCGGATGATCGCCGAACAACGCAGTCATCCGTCCGTTCGCCGAACCCTGCTCGTCGAATCGCAGACCGAGTGGCACATCGCGATGATCTGGCGACGCGGCGCCTATCTGTCCCATGCCGCTAAGGCTTGGCTAGCCATCTCGCGCGAGATCCATTCTGAAGGCTGA
- a CDS encoding acetylornithine deacetylase gives MMTLSPDADRVKRDLAALVGFDTQNPPGREAELADFLRDLTAAEGFEVTLQEYKPGRVNLVARLANGAGPTFALNTHMDVVPAGDGWSSDPFTLREADGRLYGRGACDCKGPLAAMVESLRMLAADRDAWSGTLLGVFVADEEIASEGAKFYAATRPRIDYAIVGEPTSNATFTAHKGSLRPVVRVHGISAHSGTPHLGENAIYRAGQLLDLIREHHEGVVRHRSHPLVGEASLTVTRISGGHADNVLPGSCDLLLDRRMIPGEDEDAAKAEIAALLGIAHERFGLRAEIVDYRATTGGATETALDEPIVQASLAACRAHGTSNPGPFGFQGACDLVHFSGIGAKGIVIGPGALAMAHKPDEFVPVDELVAASLIYRDVALAMLRPGG, from the coding sequence ATGATGACCCTTTCTCCCGATGCCGACCGCGTGAAGCGCGATCTCGCAGCGTTGGTCGGCTTCGACACCCAGAACCCGCCGGGCCGCGAGGCCGAACTCGCCGATTTCCTGCGCGACCTGACCGCGGCCGAAGGGTTCGAGGTGACGTTGCAGGAATACAAGCCCGGCCGCGTGAACCTGGTCGCCAGGCTCGCGAACGGGGCCGGGCCGACATTCGCGCTCAACACCCATATGGATGTCGTCCCGGCCGGCGACGGCTGGTCGTCCGATCCGTTCACGTTGCGCGAGGCGGATGGGCGCCTCTACGGCCGGGGCGCCTGTGACTGCAAGGGGCCGCTCGCCGCCATGGTCGAGAGCCTGCGCATGCTGGCCGCTGACCGCGATGCCTGGTCAGGCACGTTACTCGGGGTCTTCGTCGCCGACGAGGAGATCGCCAGCGAAGGCGCCAAATTCTACGCGGCAACGCGGCCGCGCATCGACTATGCGATCGTCGGCGAGCCGACCTCCAACGCGACGTTCACGGCCCATAAGGGCAGCCTTCGACCGGTCGTGCGCGTGCATGGCATCTCGGCGCATTCTGGCACGCCGCATCTCGGCGAGAACGCTATCTACCGCGCGGGCCAGCTCCTCGACCTCATCAGAGAGCATCACGAGGGCGTCGTCCGTCACCGCTCGCATCCATTGGTGGGCGAGGCGAGCCTGACAGTGACGCGCATCAGCGGCGGTCATGCCGACAACGTCTTGCCCGGGAGCTGCGACCTGCTGCTCGACCGGCGTATGATCCCTGGCGAGGACGAAGACGCCGCCAAGGCCGAGATCGCGGCCCTGCTCGGGATCGCACATGAGCGCTTCGGGTTGCGCGCCGAAATCGTCGACTATCGCGCGACGACAGGCGGCGCGACGGAGACCGCGCTCGACGAGCCAATCGTGCAGGCGAGCCTCGCGGCATGCCGGGCGCATGGCACAAGCAATCCCGGCCCCTTCGGCTTCCAGGGCGCCTGCGACCTCGTCCATTTCAGCGGCATCGGCGCCAAGGGCATCGTTATCGGGCCCGGTGCACTCGCCATGGCGCACAAGCCTGACGAGTTCGTGCCGGTCGACGAGCTGGTGGCCGCGAGCCTGATCTATCGTGACGTCGCGCTGGCCATGCTGCGTCCGGGCGGCTGA